The following are from one region of the Thermococcus cleftensis genome:
- a CDS encoding transcription factor S → MKFCPKCGNLMLPDRKRKVWVCRSCGHEEPFDEQKDREKTRITQKVEHKPDEGIIVVEQDVKTLPTTKVTCPKCGNDTAYWWEMQTRAGDEPSTIFYKCTKCGHVWRAYE, encoded by the coding sequence ATGAAGTTCTGTCCGAAGTGCGGCAACTTAATGCTCCCTGACAGGAAGAGGAAGGTCTGGGTCTGCCGCTCGTGTGGCCACGAGGAACCCTTTGACGAGCAGAAGGACCGGGAGAAGACCAGAATAACCCAGAAGGTCGAGCACAAACCCGACGAGGGAATCATAGTGGTCGAGCAGGACGTCAAGACCCTGCCGACGACCAAGGTCACCTGCCCGAAGTGCGGCAATGACACGGCCTACTGGTGGGAGATGCAGACGAGGGCCGGGGACGAGCCGAGCACGATATTCTACAAGTGCACCAAGTGCGGCCACGTCTGGAGGGCCTACGAGTGA
- a CDS encoding COG2426 family protein: MNGFLEVFLLSLIPTFEGRYAIVYGIGMGYPPWETLLAASLGVLLLSLVLPALLPYIDRLMLWLEGTFLRKIAHLYLYYVERVRKKAHPYVEKWGFIGLTIFVAIPLPGTGVWTGALAAYLLGIEKRQTVPALILGGLLSMAITLLPALGLFG, translated from the coding sequence ATGAACGGTTTCCTTGAGGTCTTCCTGCTCTCGCTGATTCCAACCTTTGAGGGGCGCTATGCCATAGTCTATGGCATCGGCATGGGCTATCCCCCCTGGGAAACGCTTTTGGCCGCTTCCCTCGGCGTTCTGCTCCTCTCGCTTGTCCTTCCCGCTCTGCTCCCCTACATAGACAGGCTGATGCTCTGGCTTGAGGGAACCTTTCTCAGGAAAATCGCTCACCTCTACCTGTACTACGTCGAGCGGGTCAGGAAGAAGGCCCACCCCTACGTGGAGAAGTGGGGCTTCATCGGGCTGACGATTTTTGTTGCAATCCCGCTCCCCGGAACCGGCGTCTGGACCGGGGCTTTAGCTGCGTACCTGCTCGGGATAGAGAAGAGACAGACGGTTCCGGCGTTGATCCTCGGCGGGCTTTTGAGCATGGCGATAACGCTCCTCCCAGCGCTGGGGCTGTTTGGGTAA
- the glyA gene encoding serine hydroxymethyltransferase, translated as MAEGYRAYRDRVLNFIEEHENWRSHTINLIASENVTSPTVTRAVASGFMHKYAEGWPKARYYQGCKYIDEVELIGVELFTKLFQSDFADLRPISGTNANQAVFFGLTQPGDKAIVLHTSHGGHISHMPFGAAGMRGLEVHTWPFDNEEFNIDVDKAEKLIRELEPKIVVFGGSLFPFPHPVKELAPVAKEVGAYVMYDGAHVLGLIAGKQFQDPLREGADIITASTHKTFPGPQGGVIIYKRFGETEEIAKLQWAIFPGVLSNHHLHHMAGKTLTAAEMLEYGEKYAAQVVKNAKALAEALAEEGFKVIGEDKGYTESHQVIVDVSDLHEAAGGWAAPLLEEAGIILNKNLLPWDPLEKVEKPSGLRIGVQEMTRVGMMEDDMKEIARFIRRVLIDREDPKKVERDVFYFRQNFQKVYYSFDYGLPLRE; from the coding sequence ATGGCTGAAGGATACAGGGCATACCGCGACAGGGTTTTGAACTTTATTGAGGAGCACGAGAACTGGAGGAGCCACACGATAAACCTCATCGCGAGCGAGAACGTAACTTCCCCGACCGTCACCAGGGCAGTCGCGAGCGGCTTCATGCACAAGTACGCCGAGGGCTGGCCGAAGGCCCGCTACTACCAGGGGTGCAAGTACATTGACGAGGTCGAGCTGATTGGTGTTGAGCTCTTCACCAAGCTCTTCCAGAGTGACTTCGCCGACCTCAGGCCGATTTCCGGAACCAACGCCAACCAGGCGGTCTTCTTCGGCCTCACCCAGCCGGGAGACAAGGCAATAGTTCTTCACACCAGCCATGGAGGCCATATAAGCCACATGCCCTTCGGTGCCGCCGGAATGCGCGGCCTTGAGGTCCACACCTGGCCCTTCGACAACGAGGAGTTCAACATCGACGTTGACAAGGCCGAGAAGCTCATACGCGAGCTCGAGCCCAAGATAGTCGTCTTCGGCGGCTCGCTCTTCCCGTTCCCGCACCCGGTCAAGGAGCTCGCGCCGGTTGCGAAGGAGGTCGGCGCCTACGTCATGTACGACGGTGCCCACGTTCTTGGACTTATAGCCGGCAAGCAGTTCCAGGACCCGCTCCGCGAGGGCGCTGACATAATCACCGCCTCCACCCACAAGACCTTCCCGGGACCACAGGGCGGTGTCATAATCTACAAGCGCTTTGGAGAGACCGAGGAGATAGCCAAGCTCCAGTGGGCCATCTTCCCGGGAGTGCTTAGCAACCACCACCTCCACCACATGGCCGGAAAGACCCTCACCGCGGCCGAGATGCTAGAGTACGGTGAGAAGTACGCGGCCCAGGTCGTCAAGAACGCCAAGGCCCTGGCCGAGGCTCTGGCAGAGGAGGGCTTCAAGGTCATCGGTGAGGACAAGGGCTACACCGAGAGCCACCAGGTCATCGTTGACGTCAGCGACCTCCACGAGGCCGCTGGGGGCTGGGCGGCGCCACTCCTTGAGGAGGCCGGCATAATCCTCAACAAGAACCTCCTGCCCTGGGACCCGCTTGAGAAGGTCGAGAAGCCGAGCGGCCTGCGCATAGGCGTCCAGGAGATGACCCGCGTTGGAATGATGGAGGACGACATGAAAGAGATTGCCAGGTTCATTCGCCGCGTCCTCATCGACAGGGAAGATCCGAAGAAGGTCGAGCGCGACGTCTTCTACTTCAGGCAGAACTTCCAGAAGGTCTACTACTCCTTCGACTACGGGCTCCCGCTCAGGGAGTGA
- a CDS encoding DNA polymerase sliding clamp, producing MPFEIVFDGAKDFADLIATASNLIDEAAFKITEEGISMRAMDPSRVVLIDLNLPESIFSKYEVEEEETIGINMDHFKKILKRGKNKDTLILRKGDENFLEITFEGTAKRTFKLPLIEVEELELDLPELPFTAKVVVLGEVLKEAVKDASLVSDAMKFIATENEFVMKAEGETNEVEIKLTLEDEGLLDLEVEEETRSAYGISYLADMIKGIGKADEVIIRFGNEMPLQMEYPIRDEGRLIFLLAPRVEE from the coding sequence ATGCCGTTCGAGATAGTTTTTGACGGTGCCAAGGACTTTGCCGATCTCATAGCCACCGCGAGCAACCTCATCGACGAGGCGGCTTTCAAGATAACCGAGGAAGGTATAAGCATGCGCGCGATGGACCCGAGCAGGGTCGTTCTCATCGACCTAAATCTCCCGGAGAGCATCTTCTCCAAGTACGAGGTGGAGGAAGAGGAAACTATAGGAATCAACATGGACCACTTCAAGAAGATACTCAAGCGTGGCAAGAACAAGGACACGCTCATTCTCAGAAAGGGCGACGAGAACTTCCTTGAGATTACCTTCGAGGGAACGGCAAAGAGAACCTTCAAGCTCCCGCTTATCGAGGTTGAGGAGCTCGAGCTCGACCTTCCGGAGCTTCCCTTCACCGCCAAGGTCGTCGTCCTCGGAGAGGTTCTCAAGGAGGCCGTCAAGGACGCTTCCCTCGTCAGCGATGCCATGAAGTTCATAGCCACCGAGAACGAGTTCGTTATGAAGGCCGAAGGCGAAACCAACGAGGTCGAGATTAAGCTCACCCTTGAGGACGAAGGCCTGCTCGACCTTGAGGTTGAGGAGGAAACCAGGAGCGCCTACGGAATCAGCTACCTGGCCGACATGATTAAGGGCATCGGCAAGGCAGACGAGGTGATAATCCGCTTCGGCAACGAGATGCCCCTCCAGATGGAGTACCCAATAAGGGACGAGGGCAGGCTGATATTCCTCCTCGCTCCGCGCGTCGAGGAGTGA
- a CDS encoding phosphatase PAP2 family protein, whose amino-acid sequence MKGVKFDARFTALTVGVLVVLVLQAAGLLYGINERVNSSLPLIDTPLMNFLTAFGGDLFLFSFAALVLYLDWREKGRPSLKTASFLLSIVVGLAAVGALKLVFAEPRPIAYGSGVGSYAFPSGHTFRAAIIAAYGSDRWRKYAPLFWAYAVGIALTRLLLHVHWLGDVLFSLLFAPWLYLLLKSLLGGRFE is encoded by the coding sequence ATGAAGGGGGTTAAGTTCGACGCCAGATTCACCGCGCTCACGGTAGGGGTCCTTGTCGTTCTGGTTCTCCAGGCGGCCGGTTTACTCTACGGAATCAACGAACGGGTCAACTCAAGTCTTCCCCTCATCGACACCCCCCTGATGAACTTTCTAACCGCCTTCGGAGGGGACCTCTTTCTCTTCTCCTTCGCCGCCCTCGTGCTCTATCTCGACTGGAGGGAGAAAGGGAGGCCCTCCCTGAAAACGGCCTCGTTTCTCTTGTCCATCGTTGTTGGCCTCGCCGCCGTTGGCGCTCTCAAGCTCGTCTTCGCCGAGCCGAGGCCCATCGCCTACGGCTCTGGCGTGGGAAGCTACGCCTTTCCCTCCGGCCACACCTTTAGAGCCGCGATCATAGCGGCCTACGGCTCGGATCGCTGGAGGAAGTACGCCCCCCTGTTCTGGGCCTATGCTGTCGGGATAGCCCTCACCAGGCTCCTCCTCCACGTCCACTGGTTGGGCGATGTTCTCTTCAGCCTGCTTTTCGCCCCCTGGCTCTACCTCCTGCTCAAATCACTCCTCGGAGGGAGGTTTGAATGA
- a CDS encoding TIGR02253 family HAD-type hydrolase, with amino-acid sequence MIRVVFFDLDDTLVDTSRLAEMARRNAIENMIRHGLPVDFDTAYGELLELISEYGSNFNRHFDYLLRRLDLPSNPKWVAAGVIAYHNTKFAYLRTVKGVRRVLLELQKSGYRLGIITDGDPIKQWEKILRLELDAYFDEVFISDYLGVKKPHRKIFEKALKKMGVEPDEAVMVGDRLYSDIYGAKQVGMNTVWFRYGKRADKELEYIDYADFTIDSLEEVPRIVRGLSDEGEERSDSEVHAD; translated from the coding sequence ATGATAAGGGTCGTGTTCTTCGACCTGGACGACACGCTCGTGGACACGAGCAGACTGGCGGAGATGGCGAGGCGGAACGCGATAGAGAACATGATACGCCACGGTCTTCCCGTTGATTTCGACACGGCTTACGGCGAGCTCCTCGAGCTGATAAGCGAGTACGGGAGCAACTTTAACAGGCACTTCGACTACCTCCTCAGGCGCCTCGACCTTCCCAGCAACCCCAAGTGGGTAGCCGCTGGAGTAATAGCCTACCACAACACCAAGTTCGCCTACCTGCGGACTGTGAAGGGCGTCAGGAGGGTTCTGCTGGAGCTTCAGAAGTCTGGCTACAGGCTGGGCATAATAACCGACGGCGACCCCATAAAGCAGTGGGAAAAGATCCTCCGCCTCGAGCTCGATGCCTACTTCGACGAGGTGTTCATATCCGACTACCTCGGCGTCAAGAAGCCCCACAGAAAGATATTCGAGAAGGCCCTGAAGAAGATGGGAGTCGAACCCGATGAGGCCGTGATGGTCGGCGACAGGCTCTACTCCGACATCTACGGGGCGAAGCAGGTGGGAATGAACACAGTCTGGTTCCGCTACGGGAAGCGCGCTGATAAGGAGCTTGAGTACATCGACTACGCGGACTTTACCATCGACAGCCTCGAGGAAGTGCCCAGAATAGTGAGGGGACTGAGCGATGAGGGGGAAGAGCGTTCAGATTCGGAAGTTCATGCTGATTGA
- a CDS encoding ASCH domain-containing protein, with amino-acid sequence MRGKSVQIRKFMLIDSSYKSRILRGDKVTTIRYGDYEAKPGSEIYLVITPSDTAIAKVRITKVEKKKVKELTNEDAKLDGFSDVRELVRELNKIYGELHGDDEVTVIGFEVVKRFDDGIPLKWLKGLNYREPAEIARLYLENREKLNLNRETDFIMRRIYNEGLGRAVRTFGPKRVQGALLKTYHALYAAGVI; translated from the coding sequence ATGAGGGGGAAGAGCGTTCAGATTCGGAAGTTCATGCTGATTGACAGCTCATACAAGTCGAGGATCCTCCGCGGCGACAAGGTGACCACGATACGCTACGGCGACTACGAGGCGAAGCCGGGGAGCGAGATCTACCTCGTGATAACGCCGAGCGACACCGCCATAGCCAAGGTGAGGATAACGAAGGTCGAGAAAAAGAAAGTTAAGGAACTCACCAATGAAGATGCCAAGCTCGACGGCTTCTCCGATGTCAGGGAACTCGTCAGGGAGCTGAACAAAATCTACGGCGAGCTCCACGGCGACGACGAGGTCACTGTGATAGGCTTCGAGGTGGTCAAGCGCTTTGATGACGGGATTCCTCTGAAGTGGCTCAAGGGTCTCAACTACCGCGAGCCGGCTGAGATAGCGCGCCTTTACCTCGAAAACAGGGAAAAGCTCAACCTCAACCGCGAGACCGACTTCATAATGCGTCGCATCTACAACGAGGGCCTTGGAAGGGCCGTCAGGACCTTCGGGCCTAAGAGGGTTCAGGGAGCGCTCCTCAAGACCTACCACGCGCTCTACGCGGCGGGGGTAATCTGA
- a CDS encoding DNA replication complex subunit Gins51, whose amino-acid sequence MDIVKLRELLEAELSSPDLTELDEEFYREFDSLIKALKLSAESSRERGEDIEEKLYLAQLKIAEELMREIIKIRLHKIVDLAVEGVPGELTSEERKVFAVLRAFVEREEVPGEVPEEQAEVPVETAERELPQKRVPGEAYIIKLDLPRILDPEMREHGPFKAGDLVVLPRSIGRVLVERDAAERIKIAP is encoded by the coding sequence ATGGACATCGTCAAGCTCAGGGAACTGCTGGAGGCCGAGCTTTCATCTCCGGACCTCACGGAGCTGGACGAGGAGTTCTACCGCGAGTTCGACAGCCTGATAAAGGCCCTCAAGCTAAGCGCCGAGAGCTCCAGGGAGAGAGGTGAAGACATAGAGGAGAAGCTTTACTTGGCCCAGCTCAAAATCGCCGAGGAGCTGATGCGCGAGATCATCAAAATCAGGCTCCATAAAATCGTTGATCTGGCCGTCGAGGGCGTTCCGGGTGAACTGACGTCCGAAGAGCGGAAGGTGTTCGCGGTTCTCAGGGCCTTCGTCGAGCGCGAGGAGGTGCCGGGGGAGGTTCCAGAGGAGCAGGCAGAGGTCCCAGTTGAGACGGCGGAGCGTGAGCTTCCGCAGAAGAGGGTTCCAGGTGAGGCCTACATCATCAAGCTCGACCTGCCCAGAATACTCGACCCCGAGATGCGGGAGCACGGTCCCTTCAAGGCCGGCGACCTGGTGGTGCTCCCCAGGAGCATCGGCAGGGTTCTCGTCGAGAGGGACGCGGCAGAGAGGATAAAAATCGCCCCGTGA
- the cobB gene encoding NAD-dependent protein deacetylase, with translation MIEEAAKLLARSRFAIAFTGAGISAESGVPTFRGFNGLWKKHRPEELATPEAFEKDPHLVWELYRWRMNLIRKARPNSAHHALAELEEMGILKAVITQNVDDLHREAGTKNLIELHGNIFRVRCTSCSYRENLKESGRLEEFLAEKELPRCPRCGSLLRPDVVWFNEPLPRKALDEAFKLAERADLVLVIGTSGVVYPAAYVPQIVKETGGKVIEINPEESGITPIADVFLRCPAGQAMEKLMPRIKELVR, from the coding sequence ATGATAGAGGAGGCGGCAAAACTTCTCGCCCGTTCGAGGTTCGCCATAGCCTTCACCGGGGCCGGAATAAGCGCGGAAAGCGGGGTGCCGACCTTCAGAGGCTTCAACGGGCTATGGAAAAAGCATCGCCCGGAGGAGCTGGCAACGCCAGAGGCCTTTGAGAAGGACCCTCACCTCGTCTGGGAGCTCTACAGGTGGAGAATGAACCTGATAAGGAAAGCCAGACCGAACAGCGCCCACCACGCCTTAGCGGAGCTTGAGGAGATGGGGATTCTGAAGGCCGTCATCACCCAGAACGTCGATGACCTCCACCGGGAGGCCGGAACCAAAAACCTCATCGAGCTCCACGGCAACATATTCCGCGTTAGGTGCACCTCCTGCTCCTACCGCGAGAACCTGAAGGAGAGTGGAAGACTGGAGGAGTTCCTGGCCGAGAAGGAACTCCCGAGATGCCCGCGCTGCGGCTCTCTCCTGAGGCCCGACGTCGTGTGGTTCAATGAACCGCTCCCAAGAAAGGCGCTTGACGAAGCTTTCAAGCTCGCGGAGAGGGCTGATCTTGTTCTCGTCATAGGGACGAGCGGGGTGGTTTACCCTGCCGCCTACGTTCCTCAGATAGTCAAGGAGACAGGGGGGAAGGTCATCGAAATTAACCCAGAGGAGAGCGGCATAACGCCGATTGCAGACGTCTTCCTGCGCTGTCCTGCCGGACAGGCTATGGAAAAGCTCATGCCAAGGATAAAGGAGCTGGTAAGATGA
- a CDS encoding aromatic amino acid transport family protein produces the protein MPVSDGVPRKKVTTSHGRYYAERQALARRKKLRRKAALIQLMRKRKCAVALRTTTIRVEKARISKNEALAILVGTQIGAGVLGLPYAASKVGLVPALGVLTGVMLLMLATAFIVLRFSAEMNGAQMSTIAQRTLGKAGGWLMYLSIFIMSFGAILAYIAGMGSVFASLFGVSDTIGAAVFWVLASFVVYRGLEASGRTELIMSYIMLALFIGVTLMLVPHAELENGLYTDLGGLLSITGVAIFALGCHTIIPDVYKGLGSYEETKKVLVLAFLISTAIYAVFMAAFLLVFGRETPEIATQGLELLYGHLGRVIGNLIPLLAITTSYIGIALAQQSNTEEFVKLRKPVAWALTVVPPALVYFAGVRNFADVLAFAGDTGDMLAFIVLPILMWLAAKLRR, from the coding sequence ATGCCCGTGAGCGATGGGGTTCCGCGTAAAAAGGTCACCACATCACACGGCCGCTACTACGCCGAGAGGCAGGCCCTGGCGAGGAGGAAAAAGCTCCGCAGAAAGGCCGCGCTCATACAGCTCATGAGGAAGAGGAAGTGCGCGGTCGCGCTGAGAACGACAACGATAAGGGTCGAGAAGGCCAGAATCTCAAAGAACGAAGCCCTGGCAATACTGGTCGGGACGCAGATAGGTGCCGGCGTTCTTGGCCTCCCCTACGCCGCCAGCAAGGTCGGCCTCGTCCCGGCCCTCGGCGTGCTGACCGGCGTCATGCTCCTCATGCTAGCGACGGCCTTCATAGTGTTAAGGTTCAGTGCCGAGATGAACGGGGCCCAGATGAGCACGATAGCCCAGAGAACCCTTGGAAAGGCCGGCGGTTGGCTGATGTACTTGAGCATCTTCATAATGAGCTTCGGGGCGATTTTAGCTTACATAGCGGGAATGGGGAGTGTCTTCGCGAGCCTCTTTGGAGTCAGCGACACCATCGGCGCGGCGGTGTTCTGGGTCCTCGCTTCCTTCGTTGTCTACCGCGGCCTCGAGGCGAGCGGAAGGACGGAGCTGATAATGAGCTACATCATGCTCGCCCTCTTCATAGGGGTCACCCTGATGCTCGTTCCCCACGCCGAGCTTGAGAACGGCCTCTACACAGACCTCGGGGGACTGCTCAGCATAACGGGCGTCGCCATCTTCGCCCTCGGCTGCCACACGATAATTCCGGACGTCTACAAGGGGCTGGGGAGCTACGAGGAAACGAAGAAGGTGCTCGTGCTGGCCTTCCTGATTTCAACCGCGATATACGCGGTCTTCATGGCGGCGTTCCTGCTGGTCTTCGGGAGGGAAACCCCGGAGATAGCGACCCAGGGGCTTGAGCTGCTCTACGGTCACCTCGGGAGGGTGATCGGAAACCTCATACCGCTCCTCGCGATAACCACGAGCTACATCGGCATAGCCCTCGCACAGCAGAGCAACACCGAGGAGTTCGTGAAGCTGAGGAAGCCCGTGGCGTGGGCCCTGACCGTCGTTCCCCCGGCCCTGGTTTACTTCGCCGGCGTCAGGAACTTCGCCGACGTTTTAGCTTTTGCAGGGGACACCGGCGACATGCTGGCGTTCATAGTGCTGCCGATACTGATGTGGCTCGCGGCGAAGCTCCGCCGCTGA
- a CDS encoding immunoglobulin-like domain-containing protein, translating to MRKVLPVLLVVLLIPLGYYIASSGESGSDGARNLPNGEGIVLKLDKSSYTPSDVMTLTVINNANTNATTSYPISLYRLENGEWKEVPVDLMFIEVAVVIKPGEKWEQRVKLSDLGLEPGHYRVVKTVILENVTVKAGAEFDVVSG from the coding sequence GTGAGGAAGGTTCTCCCGGTCCTGCTGGTAGTCCTACTGATTCCCCTCGGGTACTACATAGCCTCGAGCGGTGAAAGCGGGAGTGATGGAGCGCGAAATCTCCCGAACGGTGAAGGAATCGTTCTGAAGCTCGACAAGAGCAGCTACACCCCCAGCGACGTGATGACCCTCACGGTCATCAACAACGCCAACACTAACGCCACCACGAGCTACCCCATCAGCCTCTACCGCCTGGAGAACGGCGAGTGGAAGGAAGTCCCGGTCGATTTGATGTTCATCGAAGTGGCGGTCGTGATAAAGCCCGGAGAGAAGTGGGAGCAGCGGGTCAAGCTCTCGGACCTGGGCCTCGAACCGGGTCATTACAGGGTAGTCAAGACGGTCATATTGGAAAACGTGACCGTCAAGGCCGGGGCTGAGTTCGACGTCGTCTCCGGCTGA
- a CDS encoding MFS transporter codes for MEVIENSRLNKFHYTLLAILGTVWAFIAVNTISAGFVIALLKNDPAFQGSLAKLGSLGSAALFGMLFGAWLFGYLADRIGRKKTLTLAVATFSIGSIVSSFSGNLDQLIALRFIVGLGLGGSLPVASSYFAEFMPKSVRGAMISILESFWAIGTIIIGVVAILVGADWRSILLFGGAIILLLPLLFTLPESPRYLLIKGRVKEAEETIREIFGVKVKLERPEEGKRISVGDLWRKYGRVTLMLTIAWFSIAFAYYGFFIWLPKFLSATLGITVFKSFQYFIITAIAQLPGYWSAAYLLERIGRKKTLSYYLLLSGIAGVGFYFAANSGNEAAIIASAILFSFFNLGAWGAIYAYTPELYPTAVRGTGTGWAGAMARMGGGIAPILAGKVMEASGAAIAVLIIAAMAIAGALDVLALGEETMGKELS; via the coding sequence GTGGAGGTCATCGAGAACTCCAGGTTGAATAAGTTCCACTACACGCTTTTGGCTATCCTCGGGACGGTTTGGGCGTTCATAGCGGTGAACACCATCTCGGCGGGCTTCGTCATCGCCCTGCTTAAGAACGACCCGGCCTTTCAGGGAAGCCTCGCGAAGCTCGGCTCCCTCGGCTCGGCGGCCCTCTTCGGCATGCTCTTCGGCGCGTGGCTCTTCGGCTACCTCGCGGACAGGATTGGACGGAAGAAGACGCTTACCCTTGCAGTTGCCACTTTCTCTATCGGCTCGATAGTCAGCTCCTTCTCAGGAAACCTGGATCAGCTTATAGCCCTGCGCTTCATCGTTGGCCTCGGTCTCGGCGGCTCCCTGCCGGTTGCAAGCTCGTACTTCGCCGAGTTCATGCCGAAGTCGGTAAGGGGTGCCATGATCTCCATCTTGGAGAGCTTCTGGGCGATAGGCACGATAATAATCGGCGTCGTGGCCATTCTCGTCGGGGCCGACTGGAGGAGCATACTGCTCTTCGGCGGCGCGATAATACTGCTCTTGCCCCTGCTCTTCACCCTCCCGGAGTCGCCCCGCTACCTGCTCATCAAGGGAAGGGTTAAAGAGGCCGAGGAGACCATCAGGGAGATATTCGGGGTGAAGGTTAAACTTGAGAGGCCAGAGGAAGGAAAGAGAATCTCGGTCGGGGACCTCTGGAGAAAGTACGGAAGAGTTACGCTCATGCTCACGATAGCCTGGTTCAGCATAGCATTCGCCTACTACGGCTTCTTCATATGGCTTCCGAAGTTCCTCTCCGCTACGCTTGGAATCACAGTCTTCAAGAGCTTCCAGTACTTCATCATCACGGCGATAGCTCAGCTGCCCGGCTACTGGAGTGCCGCTTACCTTCTCGAACGGATTGGGAGGAAGAAAACCCTATCCTACTACCTGCTGCTTTCAGGAATAGCCGGCGTCGGCTTCTACTTCGCGGCCAACTCCGGCAACGAGGCAGCGATAATAGCGAGCGCCATACTCTTCAGCTTCTTCAACCTCGGCGCTTGGGGTGCGATATACGCCTACACGCCGGAGCTTTACCCAACAGCCGTCAGGGGCACCGGAACAGGCTGGGCCGGGGCGATGGCGAGGATGGGCGGCGGAATAGCCCCGATACTGGCAGGGAAGGTGATGGAAGCCAGCGGGGCGGCGATAGCGGTTCTCATCATCGCGGCCATGGCAATAGCAGGGGCGCTCGACGTTCTGGCACTGGGAGAGGAAACCATGGGGAAGGAGCTTTCATGA
- a CDS encoding DUF3783 domain-containing protein, translated as MKGKVLLVGFGPDEAGLLRDSLPVPVFEVPEYCRDWVVGEIVEKAEKLSGSCYWHLMRFLIMHGLDNETLKEVIRSVKSLNLGRVIFATTTETSLTWKLEDLLNELLAEDEYFRAMRWARREARGRKGPFLDLEKG; from the coding sequence ATGAAGGGGAAGGTACTTTTGGTGGGCTTCGGCCCTGATGAAGCCGGCCTGCTGAGAGATTCCCTTCCTGTTCCGGTCTTTGAGGTTCCCGAGTACTGCCGGGACTGGGTGGTGGGTGAGATAGTTGAAAAGGCCGAGAAGCTGAGCGGCTCCTGCTACTGGCACCTCATGAGGTTCCTCATAATGCACGGCCTCGACAACGAAACGCTGAAGGAGGTAATCCGATCCGTTAAGTCCCTCAACCTAGGGAGGGTCATCTTCGCCACCACGACGGAAACCTCGCTCACCTGGAAGCTGGAGGACCTGCTCAACGAGCTTTTGGCTGAGGACGAGTACTTCAGGGCCATGAGGTGGGCCAGGAGGGAGGCCAGGGGGAGGAAAGGGCCTTTCCTCGACTTGGAGAAGGGTTAA